A region from the Clostridium beijerinckii genome encodes:
- a CDS encoding isopentenyl-diphosphate delta-isomerase — protein sequence MVENIIAVDKFDKEIGSIEKMEAHYKGILHRAFSILVFNSNNQLLLQKRSIKKYHSPGLWTNTCCSHPRYGENLQDAIYRRLKEEMGFTCELKEVFSFVYKVELEDNLFENEYDHVFFGIYDGEIVTNKDEADDFKWVDINEVKIDIVNKPELYTYWFKCLFNRAENELYKYISS from the coding sequence ATGGTAGAAAATATAATAGCCGTTGATAAATTTGACAAAGAAATAGGCTCTATTGAAAAAATGGAAGCCCATTATAAAGGAATATTACACAGAGCTTTTTCCATACTCGTATTTAATTCTAATAATCAATTATTGTTGCAGAAAAGGAGTATAAAAAAATATCATTCTCCTGGACTTTGGACTAATACCTGCTGTAGTCATCCTAGATATGGTGAAAATCTACAAGATGCAATTTACAGAAGGCTTAAAGAAGAAATGGGGTTTACATGTGAACTTAAAGAGGTATTTAGTTTTGTTTACAAAGTAGAACTTGAAGATAACCTTTTTGAAAATGAATATGATCATGTCTTTTTTGGAATATATGATGGAGAAATAGTTACAAACAAAGATGAAGCAGATGATTTTAAATGGGTTGATATTAATGAGGTTAAGATTGATATTGTAAATAAACCTGAACTATATACTTATTGGTTTAAATGTTTATTTAATAGAGCGGAAAATGAGCTATATAAATATATAAGTTCATAA
- a CDS encoding rubredoxin: MKKLFKCTVCGFVHECEEAPEKCPKCNLGKEKFIELSSEDADKIYQSDRTNDIHMEIIALIDKITTLCKEGIDIKLDPNCVSAFDKAKDEVWTIKQRSKAEIVAHITKGKW, encoded by the coding sequence ATGAAGAAATTATTCAAATGTACCGTTTGCGGATTTGTACATGAATGTGAAGAAGCTCCTGAAAAATGCCCTAAATGCAACCTTGGCAAAGAAAAATTTATTGAATTAAGCAGTGAAGATGCAGATAAAATTTATCAATCAGATAGAACCAATGATATTCATATGGAAATCATTGCTTTAATTGATAAAATCACTACTCTTTGTAAGGAAGGTATAGATATAAAACTAGACCCCAATTGTGTATCTGCCTTTGACAAAGCAAAAGATGAAGTTTGGACAATAAAACAAAGATCAAAAGCAGAAATTGTGGCACATATTACTAAAGGTAAATGGTAA
- a CDS encoding sodium:proton antiporter — translation MKSLKNYKSSLILLVAITIGGVLGMAMGEKASIFAPFGQLFLNLLFTILVPIVFFSIASSIASMDSKSKLGKILCVTIIVFACTAIISGIIGVISFKIFNPAKGLDISIINNLMGATENQNSESVSFIETIVSSISVGDFSALLSRTNLLSLIIFSTLIGLSTMMSGEAGKPFGAFLNSGAAVTMKFINLIMYYAPIGLGAYFASVVGQLGSQILTGYIKVFILYLVVSIVYYFAFFTLYAYIGGKSDGVKIFWRNAAKPSITAIATCSSAACIPVNIEASKKMGVSNTLANIIMPIGVNIHKDGSVIGGIYKIMFLLTIFGNDISDIGSLIKILGTGLLVGAVVGAIPGGGAIGEMLILSIFGFPQGALAIMLVIATIIDAPATLLNSSGNTVCTMIISRFVENKKRPIEKTT, via the coding sequence ATGAAATCACTAAAAAATTATAAATCATCACTAATTTTATTAGTTGCAATTACCATTGGTGGAGTATTAGGAATGGCTATGGGAGAAAAAGCAAGCATATTTGCACCATTTGGACAGTTATTTTTGAATCTATTATTTACAATTTTAGTTCCTATTGTATTTTTTAGTATTGCATCTTCAATTGCTAGTATGGATAGTAAAAGCAAACTTGGGAAAATACTTTGTGTTACTATAATTGTTTTTGCTTGCACAGCAATTATTTCAGGAATAATAGGAGTAATTAGTTTTAAAATATTTAATCCAGCAAAAGGTTTAGATATTTCAATTATTAACAATTTAATGGGTGCTACTGAAAATCAAAATAGTGAAAGTGTAAGCTTTATTGAAACTATAGTAAGTAGCATTTCAGTAGGAGATTTCTCTGCCTTACTATCTAGAACCAATCTTTTATCATTAATTATTTTTTCTACCCTAATAGGATTATCAACTATGATGAGCGGAGAAGCTGGAAAGCCTTTTGGAGCATTTTTAAATAGTGGTGCAGCAGTAACTATGAAATTTATTAATTTAATAATGTATTATGCGCCAATTGGACTTGGAGCATATTTTGCGAGTGTAGTTGGGCAGTTAGGAAGTCAGATATTAACCGGATATATAAAGGTGTTCATTTTATATTTAGTAGTTTCAATTGTATATTACTTTGCGTTCTTCACCTTATATGCATACATTGGTGGGAAAAGTGATGGAGTAAAAATATTTTGGAGAAACGCAGCTAAGCCATCTATAACAGCCATAGCAACTTGCTCAAGTGCAGCATGCATTCCTGTAAATATCGAAGCATCAAAGAAAATGGGTGTTTCAAATACCCTTGCTAATATAATAATGCCAATTGGAGTAAATATTCATAAAGACGGATCTGTAATAGGTGGAATATATAAAATAATGTTTCTATTGACCATATTTGGTAATGATATTAGCGACATTGGATCTTTAATAAAGATTTTAGGTACTGGTTTACTTGTAGGAGCTGTAGTTGGAGCTATTCCAGGAGGAGGAGCAATTGGAGAAATGCTAATTTTAAGTATATTTGGATTCCCACAAGGAGCTTTAGCCATAATGCTTGTAATTGCCACAATAATTGACGCACCGGCTACATTATTAAATTCATCAGGAAATACAGTTTGTACAATGATTATTTCAAGATTTGTAGAAAATAAAAAACGGCCAATAGAAAAAACAACATGA
- a CDS encoding zinc-ribbon domain-containing protein gives MFFIGIFGIENKDKEIKSLNNISCKKCNMTVTGNLIKNFDFFHFFFIPIFKWNEKYYVVCDKCKSVYIIPKDKGKAIEHGENIEISYWDVQEAYTDGYSNNYYDENKCKNCGAKVDSKFKYCPHCGAKI, from the coding sequence ATGTTTTTTATAGGTATATTCGGAATAGAAAATAAAGATAAGGAAATAAAAAGTTTAAATAATATAAGTTGTAAGAAATGTAATATGACAGTTACGGGAAACTTAATTAAAAACTTTGATTTCTTTCATTTCTTTTTTATTCCGATTTTTAAATGGAATGAAAAATATTATGTGGTATGTGATAAATGTAAATCAGTATATATTATTCCAAAAGACAAAGGAAAAGCAATTGAACATGGTGAGAATATAGAAATAAGCTACTGGGATGTGCAGGAAGCTTATACTGATGGTTATAGTAATAATTATTATGATGAAAATAAATGTAAAAATTGTGGGGCAAAAGTAGATTCTAAATTTAAATATTGCCCTCATTGTGGAGCGAAAATTTAA
- a CDS encoding DDE transposase: MRRITMFCKNDLQQTSLFEPINQMPKYLQDILNKSWAKAFKDHIFPRINEERFSVLYSNKASRPNSPINVILGLLIIKEIFQQTDEELIGSIHFDVRYQYALNTTNYETQPVSINTLTNFRNRLVEYEASTNEDLIKAEVEALSESIAKYLSVDNKKVRVDSLMVSSSCKKLSRIELVYSINSRLIKALNIINPPIISDELKPYLEKGHKNDTIYRTQDLKADSKLSILIEHSKILYNIALKAGDIVTSTEEFQLLNRVIQDQTTEDAAKNLVIKDSKDITSTSLQNPTDKDATYRKKYGGNVGYVVNIQESFNDKNSVITGYDLKQNIHSDSKFADDVIANLASQNKNSNCKLLVDGAYYEQEKAKNALKQGIEMIPSQLVGRKVSTDKLSYSKFIVDDEKNVISCCPNGVEPVESYYSSKSYTAKFDSSTCEKCPLNSQCPKKISKKFNTIRVSEKAYNTATQREKMHESEYIKLANKRAGIEGIPSVLRRRYKIDTMPIRGLLRSKLWVGFKIAAYNFKKLLKQFLESGIECFLNIIACIVAVIINCFKLYFLEFEAKLSN, from the coding sequence ATGAGGAGAATTACTATGTTTTGCAAAAATGACCTTCAACAAACTTCATTATTTGAACCAATCAACCAAATGCCAAAATACCTTCAAGATATTTTAAATAAAAGTTGGGCTAAGGCATTTAAGGATCATATTTTTCCGCGAATAAATGAGGAGCGTTTTTCGGTTTTATATAGCAATAAAGCCTCAAGGCCTAATTCACCTATTAATGTTATTCTTGGCTTACTAATTATAAAAGAAATATTTCAGCAGACTGATGAAGAGCTTATCGGCTCTATTCATTTCGATGTAAGATATCAATATGCTTTAAATACAACTAATTATGAAACACAACCAGTATCTATAAATACTCTAACAAATTTTAGAAACAGACTTGTTGAATATGAAGCGTCAACTAATGAAGACTTAATAAAAGCTGAAGTTGAAGCTTTATCCGAAAGCATTGCTAAGTATTTATCTGTTGATAATAAAAAAGTTAGAGTGGATTCGTTAATGGTTAGTTCATCATGCAAAAAATTAAGTAGAATTGAGCTAGTATATTCTATAAATAGCAGACTTATTAAAGCTCTAAATATAATAAATCCACCTATTATAAGTGATGAACTAAAACCGTACCTTGAAAAGGGGCATAAAAATGACACTATATATAGAACTCAAGATTTAAAGGCTGATTCAAAACTTTCAATTTTAATCGAACATTCTAAAATTCTATACAATATCGCTCTGAAAGCTGGAGATATAGTTACTTCAACAGAAGAGTTTCAACTTTTAAATAGAGTTATTCAGGACCAAACTACAGAAGATGCTGCAAAAAATTTAGTTATTAAAGATTCAAAAGATATAACTTCAACTAGTTTACAAAATCCAACTGACAAAGATGCAACCTACAGAAAAAAATATGGTGGTAACGTTGGTTATGTTGTTAATATACAAGAATCATTTAATGATAAAAACAGTGTTATAACAGGCTATGACCTTAAGCAAAATATTCACAGCGATTCAAAATTTGCTGATGATGTTATTGCTAATTTAGCTTCACAAAATAAAAATTCAAACTGTAAACTACTAGTTGATGGTGCTTACTATGAACAAGAAAAAGCCAAAAATGCTTTAAAACAAGGAATTGAAATGATTCCAAGTCAACTAGTTGGCAGAAAAGTATCTACTGATAAACTGAGTTATTCAAAATTCATTGTAGATGACGAAAAAAATGTAATAAGTTGTTGTCCTAACGGAGTCGAACCTGTAGAGTCTTATTATAGTTCAAAATCTTATACAGCCAAATTTGACTCCAGTACATGTGAAAAATGTCCTTTAAATTCACAATGTCCAAAGAAAATATCAAAGAAATTTAATACCATAAGAGTTAGCGAAAAAGCTTATAATACAGCTACTCAAAGAGAAAAAATGCACGAGAGTGAGTATATAAAGCTTGCAAATAAAAGGGCTGGTATAGAAGGTATTCCTTCTGTTTTGAGGAGAAGATATAAAATTGATACCATGCCTATCCGGGGATTATTGCGCTCAAAATTATGGGTTGGATTTAAAATCGCAGCCTATAACTTCAAGAAACTGTTAAAACAGTTTCTTGAAAGTGGCATAGAGTGTTTTCTCAATATAATTGCATGTATAGTTGCTGTAATAATTAACTGTTTTAAATTATATTTTTTAGAATTTGAAGCAAAGCTGTCAAACTAA
- a CDS encoding dihydrolipoamide acyltransferase, translating into MEFNLKEGTSIVKELKVTDNETAIKMGSGDLEVYATPSMIALMENAAKSSVIDELPEGYTTVGIEMNAKHIKASPVGANIKCKATLIKVDGKKLFFDVEASDDKGTIGKGSHIRFIVNSNDFMEKTKNS; encoded by the coding sequence ATGGAATTTAATTTAAAAGAAGGAACTTCAATTGTTAAAGAATTAAAAGTTACTGATAATGAGACAGCAATAAAAATGGGATCAGGAGATTTAGAAGTTTATGCAACACCGTCTATGATTGCTCTTATGGAAAATGCAGCTAAGAGTTCGGTAATAGATGAACTTCCAGAAGGCTATACTACCGTAGGTATTGAAATGAATGCTAAACATATTAAGGCATCTCCAGTTGGTGCAAATATAAAATGTAAAGCTACTCTTATAAAAGTAGATGGAAAAAAGTTGTTTTTTGATGTAGAAGCAAGCGATGACAAAGGTACTATCGGAAAAGGTTCTCATATAAGATTTATAGTAAATTCAAACGATTTTATGGAGAAAACAAAAAATAGTTAA
- a CDS encoding MATE family efflux transporter: MMIKDMTKGNIPKQLVSFSIPLILGNLLQLTYNAVDSIVVGRFSGTDALAAVGTANPVMNIVILGITGICIGASVLMSEFFGAGNYKDLKKEISTTLIFGCFFSLLVVILGLIFSKAILSLIGVPNEILDSSALYLKIIFIAMPFTYLYNAVAAAMRSVGDSKTPIKFLAIAAILNGFLDFVFVGGLHMGVVGAALATDIAEACSAIFCIIYIYKNVPLLRLTKSDMKIDMNLLKKTLQHGSITALQQSCQPIGKLLIQGAINPLGVATIAVFNAVNRVDDFAFTPQQSISSGMMTFIAQNRGANNQKRVKDGFKIGLCVEFCYWILICIVVLCLKEPIMKLFVSSEDTIMVSLGVHYLGLMAFFYLLPAFTNGIQGFFRGMGNMKITLVSTLIQISFRVIFVYVLVPHIGMMSFAYASFIGWILMLAYEVPYYFIYKRKNDFLTDSNELEGNMQLQE; the protein is encoded by the coding sequence ATTATGATTAAAGATATGACAAAAGGCAATATCCCAAAGCAACTGGTCAGTTTTTCTATACCCTTAATACTAGGAAATCTGCTTCAACTAACTTACAATGCAGTAGATTCTATCGTTGTAGGAAGGTTTTCAGGAACAGATGCATTAGCAGCAGTTGGAACAGCTAATCCTGTAATGAATATTGTCATTTTAGGAATAACAGGTATATGTATTGGAGCATCAGTGCTTATGAGTGAATTCTTTGGTGCTGGAAATTATAAAGATTTAAAAAAGGAAATATCAACTACATTAATATTTGGGTGCTTTTTTTCTCTTTTAGTTGTAATACTTGGTTTGATTTTTTCAAAAGCAATATTAAGTCTTATTGGAGTGCCAAATGAAATTCTTGATTCTTCAGCACTTTATCTTAAGATTATATTTATTGCAATGCCATTTACATATTTGTATAATGCAGTAGCAGCAGCTATGAGAAGTGTTGGCGATTCCAAAACCCCAATAAAGTTTTTAGCAATTGCAGCCATTTTAAATGGATTTCTTGATTTTGTTTTTGTAGGGGGGTTACACATGGGTGTAGTTGGAGCCGCACTAGCAACAGATATTGCTGAAGCTTGTTCTGCAATTTTCTGTATAATTTACATATATAAAAATGTTCCATTATTAAGATTGACTAAAAGTGATATGAAAATAGATATGAATCTCTTAAAAAAGACACTTCAACATGGTTCTATCACAGCCTTGCAACAATCTTGTCAGCCAATTGGAAAGCTATTAATACAAGGTGCTATTAATCCCTTAGGTGTTGCTACTATTGCAGTATTTAATGCAGTAAACAGAGTTGATGATTTTGCATTTACACCACAACAAAGCATATCTAGTGGAATGATGACCTTTATAGCACAAAATCGTGGTGCAAATAATCAAAAACGTGTTAAAGATGGCTTTAAAATTGGATTATGTGTAGAATTTTGTTATTGGATATTAATTTGTATAGTTGTTTTATGTTTAAAGGAGCCCATTATGAAATTATTTGTTTCTTCAGAAGATACAATCATGGTTAGTTTGGGAGTTCATTACTTAGGACTTATGGCATTCTTCTATCTATTGCCAGCATTCACAAATGGTATACAAGGCTTCTTTAGAGGCATGGGAAATATGAAGATTACATTAGTTTCGACACTTATACAAATATCTTTTAGAGTAATATTTGTATATGTTTTAGTTCCGCATATAGGAATGATGAGTTTCGCCTACGCAAGTTTTATAGGATGGATACTTATGTTAGCTTATGAAGTACCATATTATTTCATATATAAGAGAAAAAATGATTTCTTAACAGATTCAAATGAACTTGAAGGAAATATGCAATTACAAGAATAA
- a CDS encoding MFS transporter, giving the protein MNKDWKKNIIIFLASQTVSLFGSMLVQYAITWYITLKTQSGVMMTISIICSFVPTLFISPFAGVWADRYNRKLLIMLSDSMIAIATFILAILFFMGYDSIWLLFVVSAIRALGTGIQTPAIGAFIPQLVPADKLTKVNATNSSIQSLVMMVCPMLSGALLTIASIESIFLIDVITAFLAVSILLLFLKVPAHARALNKQAISYFEDMRDGIRYIKNHSYVKSFFWFCSIFFLLAVPIAFLTPLQVTRSFGNDVWRLTAVELSFSIGMMVGGIIMAYWGGFKNKVHTMSLSTLVMGICTFALGFIPNFVVYLIFMALAGIVMPLFNTPSTVLLQEKVEEDFLGRVFGVLGMISSTMMPLGMLVFGPISDMIKIEWLLMGTGLLMFIQGFFLISNKVMIEAGTPITTFRK; this is encoded by the coding sequence ATGAATAAAGATTGGAAAAAGAATATAATAATATTTTTAGCTAGCCAGACTGTATCCCTCTTTGGATCAATGTTGGTTCAGTATGCAATTACTTGGTATATTACATTAAAAACACAATCGGGTGTAATGATGACCATATCAATTATTTGTAGTTTCGTTCCTACATTGTTTATTTCGCCATTTGCAGGGGTATGGGCTGACCGTTATAACCGAAAATTACTCATTATGCTATCAGATTCTATGATTGCAATAGCAACTTTTATTTTAGCCATATTGTTTTTTATGGGATATGATTCTATATGGTTGCTCTTTGTGGTCTCAGCAATACGCGCCTTGGGAACAGGAATTCAAACGCCAGCAATAGGCGCTTTTATTCCACAACTTGTGCCAGCAGATAAGCTTACTAAGGTAAATGCAACAAACAGCAGTATACAATCATTGGTTATGATGGTGTGCCCAATGCTTAGTGGTGCACTGCTTACTATAGCTAGTATTGAATCAATATTTCTTATAGATGTTATTACGGCATTTCTTGCAGTTTCAATATTACTTTTATTTTTGAAAGTTCCAGCTCATGCAAGAGCATTAAATAAGCAAGCAATAAGCTATTTTGAGGATATGAGAGACGGAATTAGGTATATTAAAAATCATAGTTATGTAAAAAGTTTCTTTTGGTTTTGTTCAATATTCTTTCTGTTAGCTGTACCTATTGCATTTTTAACACCTCTACAAGTAACTCGTAGCTTTGGTAATGATGTTTGGCGTCTAACAGCAGTCGAACTTTCATTTTCTATAGGGATGATGGTAGGCGGTATAATAATGGCGTACTGGGGTGGATTTAAAAACAAAGTTCATACAATGTCTCTATCAACTCTTGTCATGGGAATATGCACATTTGCACTTGGGTTTATTCCGAATTTTGTTGTGTATTTGATTTTTATGGCCTTAGCAGGAATTGTTATGCCATTATTTAATACACCATCTACAGTTTTATTACAGGAAAAAGTAGAAGAAGATTTCCTAGGCAGAGTATTTGGCGTTTTGGGAATGATATCAAGTACCATGATGCCACTTGGAATGCTAGTGTTTGGACCAATATCTGACATGATTAAAATAGAATGGTTACTTATGGGAACAGGCTTATTGATGTTTATTCAAGGATTTTTCTTAATAAGCAACAAAGTGATGATTGAAGCGGGAACGCCAATTACAACTTTTAGAAAGTAA
- a CDS encoding Cof-type HAD-IIB family hydrolase — protein MKRAVFFDIDGTLLDCLKGITDITPRVKKAIRALQAKGDYVFIATGRPYAFLNEALLNFGFDGFVLTNGAHVKVKDTCIYKESIEKDFVRELAYNFDELNVQYILQGETYSYIKDEYKELQSLFNSYSISNKYFEGNYNIEEVDIYKIEMLCKDKKGIDYCLSLGNNNYDYIHNIEANSFELYSKINTKALGVLKILDYLDIPLKNSYAFGDGKNDIEMLSTVGCGIAMGNASDQVKNYAQKVTDTIWNDGIALEIENFIL, from the coding sequence ATGAAAAGAGCAGTATTTTTTGATATAGATGGAACTTTATTAGATTGTTTAAAGGGGATAACAGATATTACTCCTAGAGTAAAAAAAGCTATTCGTGCATTACAAGCAAAAGGAGATTATGTTTTTATTGCAACAGGCAGACCATATGCTTTTCTAAACGAGGCATTGCTTAATTTTGGTTTTGATGGTTTCGTACTTACAAATGGAGCACATGTAAAAGTTAAAGATACATGTATATATAAAGAATCTATTGAAAAAGATTTTGTAAGAGAGTTGGCATATAATTTTGACGAGCTTAATGTTCAATATATTTTACAAGGAGAAACATATTCATATATTAAAGATGAATATAAAGAATTACAGTCATTGTTTAATTCTTATAGTATATCTAATAAATATTTTGAAGGTAATTATAATATTGAAGAAGTAGACATATATAAAATTGAAATGTTATGCAAAGATAAAAAAGGAATAGATTATTGTTTATCTTTAGGAAATAATAATTATGATTATATCCACAATATAGAAGCAAATTCTTTTGAATTATACTCAAAAATAAATACAAAGGCTTTAGGAGTATTAAAAATATTAGATTATCTAGATATTCCTTTGAAAAATAGTTATGCTTTTGGTGATGGTAAAAATGATATAGAAATGTTGTCTACAGTTGGATGTGGAATAGCTATGGGTAATGCTAGTGATCAAGTTAAAAATTATGCTCAAAAAGTTACGGATACAATTTGGAATGATGGAATAGCTTTAGAAATAGAAAATTTTATTCTATAA
- a CDS encoding short-chain dehydrogenase, with translation MGKTAIITGGSRGLGEGMVLKLAKMGYNVVLNFVSDRSKEKAYALVEKIKVEYGVDGLAVQADVGDYEECKKLVDATIDKFGDKIDVLVNNAGIDNNLSFLKLTPEKYTRLINVNLMSYIHCCHLVMPYMVEAKEGCIVNISSIGGLMGVAEQVDYCAAKSGVIGLSRGLAVEFGKSNIRVNTIAPGMIWTDMLKGADQAAVAVLKQGIPLGEIGEVDDISGCLEYLVTAKYVTGQTISPNGGILMP, from the coding sequence ATGGGGAAAACAGCTATTATTACAGGTGGTTCAAGAGGGCTTGGAGAAGGAATGGTACTTAAGCTTGCGAAAATGGGTTACAATGTTGTTTTAAACTTCGTAAGTGATAGAAGCAAGGAAAAAGCTTATGCTCTTGTTGAAAAAATCAAAGTTGAGTATGGAGTAGATGGATTAGCAGTACAAGCAGATGTTGGTGATTATGAAGAATGCAAAAAACTTGTAGATGCTACAATAGATAAATTTGGAGATAAAATTGATGTTTTAGTTAATAATGCAGGTATTGATAATAATCTTAGCTTCTTAAAGTTAACGCCAGAGAAGTATACACGTCTTATAAATGTAAACCTTATGAGTTATATTCATTGTTGTCATCTTGTTATGCCTTATATGGTTGAGGCAAAGGAAGGATGCATCGTTAATATTTCTTCAATTGGAGGACTTATGGGTGTTGCAGAACAAGTAGATTATTGTGCAGCTAAGAGCGGTGTAATTGGTTTAAGTAGAGGATTAGCAGTTGAATTTGGTAAATCAAATATTCGTGTAAACACAATAGCACCTGGTATGATATGGACAGATATGCTTAAAGGAGCTGATCAAGCAGCTGTTGCTGTTTTGAAACAAGGAATTCCTTTAGGTGAGATTGGTGAAGTGGATGATATTTCTGGATGTCTTGAATATCTTGTTACAGCAAAATATGTTACTGGCCAAACAATTTCTCCTAATGGTGGAATATTAATGCCTTAG
- a CDS encoding D-amino acid aminotransferase has product MENLGFYNGKYDLIENMKIPMNDRVSYFGDGVYDATYSRNHNIFALDEHIDRFFNSAGLLQIEIPYTKDELKGLLNEMVQKVNCGEQFVYWQVTRGTATRNHAFPADDVKANIWIILRPVNVKDMSQKIKLITLEDTRFLHCNIKTLNLLPNVMAAQKAEEAGCQESVFHRGERVTECAHSNVSIIKDGILKTAPTDNLILPGIARAHLINMCKKFNIPVTETAFTLKELMDADEVIVTSSGQFCMATCEIDGKIVGGKAPEIIKKLQDALLNEFLEETK; this is encoded by the coding sequence ATGGAAAATTTGGGATTTTACAATGGAAAATATGATTTAATTGAGAATATGAAAATACCAATGAATGATCGTGTATCATATTTTGGGGATGGAGTGTATGATGCTACTTATAGTAGAAATCATAATATATTTGCATTAGATGAGCATATTGATCGTTTTTTTAACAGTGCTGGTTTATTGCAAATTGAAATTCCATATACAAAGGATGAATTAAAGGGTCTACTTAATGAAATGGTTCAAAAAGTTAATTGTGGCGAACAATTTGTATATTGGCAAGTTACAAGAGGAACAGCTACACGTAATCATGCATTCCCTGCAGATGATGTGAAAGCTAATATTTGGATTATATTAAGACCAGTGAATGTAAAGGATATGTCACAAAAAATAAAATTGATCACTTTAGAAGATACTAGATTTTTACACTGCAATATAAAAACCCTGAATTTATTACCAAATGTAATGGCAGCTCAAAAAGCTGAAGAAGCTGGATGTCAGGAATCAGTATTTCACAGGGGGGAAAGGGTAACTGAATGTGCTCATAGCAATGTATCTATTATAAAAGATGGCATTTTAAAAACTGCACCAACAGACAATTTGATTTTACCAGGTATAGCAAGAGCACATCTTATAAATATGTGTAAGAAATTTAACATTCCTGTAACAGAGACAGCATTTACTTTAAAGGAATTAATGGATGCAGATGAAGTTATAGTTACGAGTTCAGGTCAGTTTTGTATGGCTACATGTGAAATAGATGGAAAGATTGTAGGCGGAAAAGCACCTGAGATTATTAAGAAATTGCAAGATGCCTTACTTAATGAATTTTTAGAAGAAACAAAATAA
- a CDS encoding galactose ABC transporter substrate-binding protein, whose amino-acid sequence MKLLKRTILIMITFMIITTLICTIQNNFYINSISAIGNPPRVGVLLFNFNNPYMSLVKQNLENIEKENPDKIRFSFYDSKDNQSVQTATIGNLVNDNIDLLLVNLVDTKQSTVSEIIGKANEKNVPLIFFNIDLPIDVKTNYKKVFVVATESEKGGILQGKILLNLWNTDKQAIDKNNDNILQYIMLQGKSNNESAILRTLYSISTLNDNGVKTEELALKICNWDQDCAKSAINSLFLKYDGKIEAIISNNDAMAVGAIDALQSYGYNKGDKTKTIPVVGVDAIPEAKDLINKGFMAGTVGQDSNELANALYSIGLNLIYNRDPLEGTNYKSEKEGLIKLPYYEYIPST is encoded by the coding sequence ATGAAACTATTAAAAAGAACAATACTTATTATGATTACATTTATGATAATTACTACATTAATATGTACTATTCAAAATAATTTTTATATTAACTCAATTTCTGCTATAGGAAATCCACCTAGAGTTGGTGTGCTATTATTTAATTTTAATAATCCATATATGTCTCTAGTTAAACAAAATTTAGAGAATATTGAAAAAGAGAATCCAGATAAAATTAGATTTTCTTTTTATGATTCTAAGGATAATCAATCCGTACAAACTGCAACTATAGGTAACTTAGTTAATGATAATATTGACCTTTTATTAGTAAATTTAGTTGATACAAAGCAAAGTACTGTATCTGAGATTATAGGCAAAGCGAATGAAAAAAATGTACCACTAATTTTCTTTAATATAGATTTACCAATAGATGTTAAGACTAATTATAAAAAAGTTTTTGTTGTAGCAACTGAGTCTGAAAAAGGAGGTATTCTACAAGGAAAAATTCTTTTAAATTTATGGAATACTGACAAACAAGCTATAGATAAAAATAATGATAATATACTGCAATATATCATGTTACAAGGTAAATCTAATAATGAATCTGCAATTCTAAGAACTCTTTATTCTATTTCAACACTTAATGATAATGGTGTAAAAACCGAGGAACTTGCATTAAAAATTTGTAACTGGGATCAAGATTGCGCTAAAAGTGCAATTAATTCATTATTTCTTAAATATGATGGTAAAATAGAAGCAATAATTTCAAACAATGATGCTATGGCAGTAGGTGCTATTGATGCACTACAATCATATGGCTACAACAAAGGAGATAAAACAAAAACTATTCCAGTTGTTGGTGTTGATGCCATACCAGAAGCAAAAGATTTAATTAATAAAGGCTTTATGGCAGGTACTGTTGGGCAAGATTCTAATGAATTAGCTAATGCACTTTATTCTATTGGATTAAATTTAATTTACAATAGAGATCCTCTTGAAGGTACAAATTATAAATCTGAAAAAGAAGGGTTGATTAAACTCCCTTATTATGAATATATACCTTCAACATAA